GGCATTGTGCGCCGTGCGTCGGGCCGCGGGAGGTGGTGTACCCGGACACCCGCCAGGTACACCACCCCGACAGGTACACCACCCCGCAGTGCAACCATGGTGCCCGGCCGTCACGCGCACAGGCCGGGCACCGCAGGAACACTGGTCATGCAAACCGGGCGGGGAAACCTGGGCACAGAGGCCAGCTCACACGGACGGGGCCGTCTGTCTCGCCCTCCACCCGCCCCTGTACCGGGGGGGCCAGCGCCACGCCCGGCACCCCTCTGGGCCCTTCCGCTGCGGGGCCGCTCGGCGAGTCGCCTCCGCTCGGACCCGGCGGCGGTGCAAGCCACTCAATCGGAGTCCGTATCATACGGATTCCGTTTGTTTCGTTCACAGATCGGAACATCACCGGATTGCCAGCTCCACGTCCGGAACCCGGTTTTCTCCCACTCGCTTCGCTCGAATTGAACGGCTTTGTAAGCCATTCAATCGGAGTCCGTATCAGCCCTGCAGCCAGGCGGTCAGCGCCTGCTCGAACCGCCCGTGCGCCTCGTGGCTGTACAGGATGCCGTGGAACCCGGCCGCGTTCGCCGCGTCGATGTTCTCCTGAACGTCATCCACGAACGCCACCTGCGCGGCGGGCACGCCCATGGCCGCCTCCAGCGCCGCGAAGGCCTCCGGCGAGGGTTTCTTGTGACCCAACTCGTTGCTGAACACCGGCCTGTGAAACCGCCCGAAACGGGGATCGCGGCGCAGGTGATCACTCACGACCGGGTAATTGTTGCTCAGCAGACCCACGCGCACCCCGGCGGGCAGCGCGGCCAGCGTGTCGAACATGGGGCCGTTG
This window of the Deinococcus depolymerans genome carries:
- a CDS encoding HAD family phosphatase, which codes for MKDQAPSSLPLRHVAFDWGGVFTIGTFDGRSTQNVADRSGVPVERVRESYFRHVRQLEVGAWSLPQFWTVLQEEAGIPMPYGEFESLYLGSIVDNGPMFDTLAALPAGVRVGLLSNNYPVVSDHLRRDPRFGRFHRPVFSNELGHKKPSPEAFAALEAAMGVPAAQVAFVDDVQENIDAANAAGFHGILYSHEAHGRFEQALTAWLQG